A window from Salvia miltiorrhiza cultivar Shanhuang (shh) chromosome 2, IMPLAD_Smil_shh, whole genome shotgun sequence encodes these proteins:
- the LOC131010618 gene encoding gamma-secretase subunit APH1-like, which produces MTVAAGIGYALLALGPSLSLFVAVISRKPFLTLTLLSSTLVWLMSLIALSAVWRAFLPFKTATWWPYSLLILTSVALQEALRIFLWKVNKRMEEMLDAYADRVSKPRLYITDKMQISLAGGMGHGVAHAVFFCISLLTPAFGPATYYVEKCSKIPFFLVSAIMALAFVTIHTFSMVIAFNGYSEGNKKDQYFAPVVHLAAGVFTLINLASGGCVVGIPLLYVLAIVTLIHCGNTVWRRLTDNQSRATNLQ; this is translated from the exons ATGACGGTGGCGGCGGGGATCGGCTACGCGTTGCTAGCACTGGgcccctctctctcactcttcGTCGCCGTTATTTCCCGCAAGCCCTTTCTCACTCTAACTCTTCTCTCCAG TACATTGGTATGGCTGATGAGTCTCATTGCATTATCGGCAGTCTGGAGAGCGTTTCTCCCGTTCAAAACGGCGACGTGGTGGCCTTATTCGCTGCTAATTCTTACTTCCGTTGCCCTCCAAGAAGCTCTCCGGATTTTCTTGTGGAAAGTGAACAA GAGGATGGAAGAAATGTTGGATGCCTATGCAGATAGAGTCTCCAAACCTCGCCTGTACATCACCGATAAGATGCAAATTTCACTTG CTGGTGGAATGGGCCATGGTGTGGCTCATGCTGTTTTCTTCTGCATAAGCCTTTTAACTCCTGCATTTGGACCAGCAACATATTATGTGGAAaaatgttcaaaaataccatTTTTTCTTGTATCTG CTATTATGGCCCTTGCATTTGTTACAATCCACACATTCTCTATGGTTATTGCATTCAATGGTTACTCGGAAGGCAACAAAAAGGACCAATATTTTGCTCCTGTTGTTCATCTTGCAGCTGGAGTGTTT ACACTGATAAATCTTGCATCTGGGGGCTGTGTCGTCGGCATTCCTCTACTGTATGTCTTGGCAATCGTAACATTAATACATTGTGGAAACACCGTGTGGAGAAGACTGACAGATAACCAGAGCAGGGCAACAAACTTGCAGTGA
- the LOC131010619 gene encoding homoserine kinase-like has protein sequence MATVCLKLTTISATATATTANTSPSKSPTQLRFNTSTSALPSSTYTKSTEPLPVFSAVKSFAPATVANLGPGFDFLGCAVDGIGDYVSLRVDPDVPLGEVSISHISGAGSRLSKNPLWNCAGIAAIAVMKMLSIRSVGLSLSLEKGLPLGSGLGSSAASAAAAAVAVNELFGGPLSSSELVIAGLESEAKVSGYHADNVAPSILGGFVLIRSYEPLELMQLKFPQEKSLYFVLVNPEFEAPTKKMRAALPPEVSMSNHVWNCSQAGALVASVLQGDLIGLGKALSSDKIVEPRRAPLIPGMDAVKKAAIESGAFGCTISGAGPTAVAVTDCEERGREIGERMVEAFWGEGNLKSLAMVKQLDRVGARLVSSVPR, from the coding sequence ATGGCCACCGTATGCCTGAAGCTCACAACCATctccgccaccgccaccgccactACCGCCAACACATCACCATCAAAATCCCCAACCCAATTAAGATTCAACACATCCACATCCGCACTACCCTCCTCCACCTACACCAAATCTACCGAGCCTCTCCCCGTCTTCTCCGCCGTCAAATCCTTCGCCCCCGCCACAGTCGCCAACTTGGGTCCCGGCTTCGACTTCCTGGGCTGCGCCGTCGATGGAATCGGCGACTACGTCAGCCTCCGTGTCGACCCGGACGTCCCCCTCGGCGAGGTCTCCATCTCCCACATCTCCGGCGCCGGCTCCCGCCTCAGCAAGAACCCCCTCTGGAACTGCGCCGGCATCGCCGCCATCGCCGTCATGAAGATGCTTAGCATCCGCTCTGTTGGGCTCTCCCTTTCCCTCGAGAAGGGCCTCCCCCTCGGCAGCGGCCTCGGCTCCAGCGCTgccagcgccgccgccgccgcagtcGCCGTCAACGAGCTCTTCGGCGGCCCTCTGTCGTCATCGGAGCTCGTGATCGCGGGATTGGAGTCGGAGGCCAAGGTCTCCGGCTACCACGCCGACAACGTGGCACCCTCGATTTTGGGCGGATTCGTCTTGATCCGCAGCTACGAGCCCTTGGAGCTGATGCAGCTGAAATTCCCCCAAGAGAAGAGTCTGTATTTCGTGCTGGTGAATCCGGAATTTGAAGCCCCAACGAAGAAGATGAGGGCGGCGCTGCCGCCGGAGGTTTCTATGTCGAACCACGTGTGGAACTGCAGCCAGGCAGGGGCTCTGGTGGCGTCGGTGCTGCAAGGTGACCTAATTGGATTGGGGAAGGCGCTGTCGTCGGATAAGATTGTGGAGCCGAGGCGGGCGCCGCTGATTCCGGGGATGGATGCGGTGAAGAAGGCAGCAATCGAGTCAGGGGCGTTCGGGTGCACGATCAGCGGGGCTGGGCCGACTGCGGTGGCCGTGACGGACTGCGAAGAGAGGGGCAGGGAGATTGGGGAGAGAATGGTGGAGGCCTTTTGGGGAGAGGGGAACTTGAAGTCTTTGGCAATGGTGAAGCAGCTTGATAGAGTTGGAGCGAGGCTTGTCAGCAGTGTGCCAAGATGA